In the genome of Pseudomonas fluorescens, the window GGACGATGCCGAAACGGTCACGCAACGGATTGGTGAGCATCCCCGCCCGCGTTGTTGCGCCCACCAGGGTGAACGGCGGCAGGTCCAGCTTGATCGAACGCGCGGCCGGCCCCTCACCGATCATGATGTCGAGCTGGAAATCCTCCATGGCCGGGTACAGCACTTCTTCAACGATGGGCGACAGGCGATGGATTTCGTCGATAAACAGCACATCGTGAGGCTCAAGGTTGGTCAACAGCGCCGCCAGGTCACCGGGGCGCTCCAGCACCGGCCCCGAGGTGCTCTTGATCGACACGCCCATTTCCTGGGCGATGATGTTGGCGAGGGTGGTCTTGCCCAGCCCCGGCGGCCCGAAGATCAGCGTGTGATCCAGGGACTCGTTACGACCGCGAGCGGCCTGAATGAACAATTCCATCTGCTCGCGAACGGTCGGCTGGCCAATGTATTCAGCCAGGCTGACCGGGCGAATCGCGCGGTCCTGGACTTCTTCGCGCTCACGCGGACTGTGCGTGGCAGCGATCAGACGATCAGCTTCAATCACTTAGATCATTCCCTTCAAGGCGCGGCGGATCATGTCTTCACTGCTCAAATCTTTCTCCTTGATCGCAGACACCG includes:
- the ruvB gene encoding Holliday junction branch migration DNA helicase RuvB → MIEADRLIAATHSPREREEVQDRAIRPVSLAEYIGQPTVREQMELFIQAARGRNESLDHTLIFGPPGLGKTTLANIIAQEMGVSIKSTSGPVLERPGDLAALLTNLEPHDVLFIDEIHRLSPIVEEVLYPAMEDFQLDIMIGEGPAARSIKLDLPPFTLVGATTRAGMLTNPLRDRFGIVQRLEFYNTADLSTIVSRSASILGLPLDPEGAFEIARRARGTPRIANRLLRRVRDFAEVRAKGHITKPIADLALNLLDVDERGFDHQDRRLLLTMIEKFDGGPVGVDSLAAAISEERHTIEDVLEPYLIQQGYIMRTPRGRVVTRHAYLHFGLNIPSRLGEMPVVDEFLDAADD